A segment of the Carya illinoinensis cultivar Pawnee chromosome 1, C.illinoinensisPawnee_v1, whole genome shotgun sequence genome:
CGCTATGTCAAGGGTACTCTACATTTTGGTCTCTCCTTTCGTCCATCTGCTGCTCCTGGTACTTTGGTTGCTTAttctgatgctgattgggcggGCTGTCCTGACACGCGTCGCTCTACCTCTGGTTATTCCATTTTTCTTGGTGGCAACTTGGTTTCCTGGAGTGCCAAGAAGCAACCTACAGTTTCTCGCTCCAGCTGTGAGTCTGAGTATCGTGCCCTTGCTCTCACTGCCGCAGAACTTCTTTGGCTCACACATCTCCTTCGTGATCTCAAAGTTTCTCTTCCACAGCGGCCTCTTCTATTATGCGACAACAAAAGTGCAATTTTTTTGAGCTCCAATCCTGTTTCTCATAAGCGGGCCAAGCATGTTGAATTAGACTACCACTTTCTTCGCGAACTTGTTGTTGCTGGTAAACTTCGGACACAGTATGTACCCTCACACTTGCAGATTGCTGATCTCTTCACCAAAAGTGTCTCTCGGCCCCTCTTTCAATTTTTTCGATCCAAGCTACACGTCTGTTCCAATCCGACGCTTAGCTTGCGGGGGGGTGTTGAGGATCCTTTATCCTAATCTATGGCTTTCCATTTGTAACCATTGACCCTCAATTATAGGAGCTTGTTTAGCTCattctttccatttattttgtaatcactctttattgtaattattatatacaatctgtaattgaatatatatatatgcaaaactcTCACCACTCAAAGTGTGGTGGTTTTTCTAATATTCTCACAGTTAACATGagattttattctttgaattaatCCTTGTCTGTTTTATGTAATTAAGATTATTCGATTCTAGCCTTTCTGGCTAGGTTTGTATCCAGCAGCAAGAGCTAGGCTTTGCCAATTCAACACTCAACCAaccatccatccatccatccatccatccttTTCTCAATAAGGGACTTTGATCTGATGTTGATTTGTAGCTAGAGTCTAAAAAACTAGGTAATTTTAGAACTTGAATTCATTGTAGGTAGTATTcatgagaataaaatcattcaatataaatataaagttttaTCCCATTTCATGTTAAATTGATCCACCCATCATGAACTCAGTAGGAGAATCTGACCTATATATACTTGGTTGAATTGCTTTGGTGATAATTATGATCAGGTGAATCCAATGAGTTCAAATCAAGGGATATCATGGGGAAAAAGGAGATTCCTTCcaatattaatgaaaaaaatcaatttataagtCTATTTATTGACAAATTCATCGCAtcgttaaaaaattattgagattttgattttttttttttaaattattccaAATTATTCTCCTCTTAATGGGGACAGGTTGCAATAATATTGGTTCAAAAAATTCCTTGAAGTCCCtgtcataaaattttatttctcaatCAAAAGGGAGCATCGGGTCAAAATCTTTTTCTTCAatcccaattttctttttaaaaagtaaaaaaaattcatgtggCCCTCACGTACAGTCATGGCCGGCTTGAATCCGGAGCATAAACCATCTCTGATCACGACAAGTGATCATCCAAATATACTTGGAAATTAAATATACCCAACATGAATCAAGGTCGATTATGTGGGAATCGACACCTTATTTCTTCGATTTTTTAGCAATTATTtgacttttgtttttatttttattttattgagctATAACATATAAACGACAGTTAGCAACTTTTAAAACCTTGATCTAGACCTTAAAATATTCCACTAGAGACCCTGTAATTTATTAGGCAATCAGTCCTGAGTCAACGAGTCAAAGAAGTAAattctgagaaaacaaaaatatattctattagtagttatttttacgtattttttatacattttgttaATGTAATTAtctgtatcatttttttaatataaaataattattttaactaatcatatcagtaaaatacgtaaaaaaaatataaaaagtgcTAACTGTATGTAAGAGATGTACTCTTCTAAAAATGACTAAGATCTAAAAGAGCATATATACtgataaacaagaaaataatgctcaaatcactaaacaagaaaataatgctCAAATCACTCTCATCCaaccaaatcaaataaaagttcataattcaaaatatataatagagtACTCAAATCATTTTCACCCACAATTCTTGCTCGATCGTTGGTTGTGCTTAATTCCCCCATAATATATAGTTGGGTCATGACATGTCCGTCCTACAATATCACATAAAAGATATTCCCTCCTTAAAACTTTGGGAGaaatattaaggaaaaaaaatgacataaaaaattccaacatgatcatcatcatcaaattaTGTACAGTAATGATAGCAGATCGGATATAATCTCAGTTGAGAATTCCCAGcttgtttttcatattcaagCAAACATTacaacaacatcatttacttcaAAATGTTCTACTAGTTATAACAACCTTTTTCACCTTGGTCGTCATCCCTAAGCTCAAGCACAACAACATGGTCATCGTCATGCATGGtaaaacctatatatatatatatatatatttattatattgctACCAAAACTCACAGCCAAGCTTTCTTGACTCTTTTAATTTGATCATTTAGTTCTATAATTTAATGATCCGGTCTTTGTGGGATCGATGCATGCATATCAAATATTTAGGGTTCAGCATGCATGATTctgtggaaaaaaataaaaacacacaaaccCTAGAAGAAATATTAGCAGATGTATATGTGCATGTGAGAGAGTGGTCCACATCAATAGATAGGCACATATATAATTCACTTTACTGTGGTAGATGCTAAAGAGAAGGACAAGTGAGCAAAGCTTTTGTCGCATTTTGAAAAACCAAAGGACCCAAAACCATGCCTTGAAACAGATACAATACCTCTGTAAAGAAAAAGATCAAACAATGGGGTCTCTCCAAGCCGGAAAAAGCTGGCAATAAAGTatctgagagaaaaaaaaaatgaaaaaaaaaaaaaaaattgcagttgGCTGGCTTGCTGTTTCCTTTGACTGCATGCCTCCTAAATCATGTTTAGGCGTTAGCTTGCCCTATTGGATTCACCAAAGGTGGCTGGTTTCGGGGggaagaaaaagtaaaagcgACAAACAAATCTTCTTGGgagttcttttatgtttttgacctacttaattaattaatcatgaCGAGTTTGTCTCTTATTCTGTGAAAGATGACCCATTAATGGTCCATGATTCATGTGTACCTTCATTAATCACGCGATCTTAATTAGTCATCCAGTAGCACTAGTACTTGTGCTGAAACATTACAGCTGTGGTTAGGATCTTTAAAAGACAAGAATCCATGCAGCTTGATGCTTTTCCGGAATATTATGTAATTTGAACTCATTCTCAGGGAATAAGTACTACTGCATGCTTGTTTGGCATTGTCTTTGAGAGGGCAAGAAAAGtgtttatattttgaaataagaGAAATGTTGAATCTTCATCTTGATCTAGTCTGAGTCAAATAATGTATCGTGTTTTAAACAACATTTGAATTAAGTCGTCAATCGATATATAAACTTACTTAAAATgagtcacattaatttataattatttttttgtagattgagtatagatttatatatatatggagaatAACTTATAGCCGATTGAAGCGATCGATCTTCCCCCAATCAATAACAGCTTCTAATGGAGGTGTACGTGCCACGTAATTAAAGACCACGTATTAGCAACCGTATCATGACCACACTGTAGAGGGACAAAAATTTTtgtcacccccccccccccccctctctcctcattttctctctctattttttgtgTTTCCTCCGTTTGCAGGGTTAGGGCCGGGGAGAGAACACCTTCGCTCTCCTTTTCTGTATCCAATTCTCTCTAATCCGTGTACAAAACCATGGTCTGTGAGAAAGTATCAATGCAGTCAAACCTTGATTGTTTCCTCCATTGCACAACCCTCGTTGTCGCATCCCAATCGCTTCCCTTCCCAAGGTATGTccaattctttcttcttcttttttcggTTAATGAgtgttttccttcaattttcagttttctCCAAGGTTTTCAAGTGATCACTTTCAGTTATAATGTTACGTGTATTATCATTCTTATTTGTTGGTCGCAGATAAGGGTATATCCGGTCTGGTTCAGTtcggttttagataaaatttaggatCGAATCGATATGCaccagttttatatttttcaaaactgattaCGTACATATTATTTTCCTAAACTGGTACTCCAATTTTATCGGTTTCTGGTTCAGTTCGGTTCAATTTTctggttttaatgtactatattataatatatatagtatattataatatataatactatagtgataatatattatagtatattataattgtattatagactataatgatataatataatataatataatgatatattataatatatagtgatatagtatcaatataactattaatcaataaataaaatgatataagattttaaaatttaatattatattaattagtaatttatcatatgatacaaaactatttttaatatagttatatattatatataaatattatatacaatagaaaaaaactaaaaaatatacataaatcggtttggtctggtccggttttagaaaaagaaaaataagaactgAACCGATTTTgactggttttaaaaaaaaataaagctggTATCAGACTGAACCAAACTCGGGACTGGACCGATCCCACATGTTTGGTTCGATTCGGTCTGATTTACCCCTTTTTTTATACCCCTAGTCACAGATTGAGATTAAAAACCTTAATCGCCTATGGCATCTATGGGAGAGAGAAATAGTTGAATATTTCACTTTAGGGAGACCTTTGGAATTGCTATGATGAATAGAGTGCATTCGGGCCGGAGTTCCGACCATACCTTAATTCAGTACTATGTGCCTTATCTTTATACAAATCATATAAATTGTAGATACGAAGACGTCGATGAACAAGGAGGACAACGGATGATGGTGTGTGGCGGTCTGGAGGGCAACAATGCATTGAATCTGGATGGTGTTTATGAGACTGATGGTCTGAAGAGATCTCTTGGTCCGGAAGTGCAATGGTCTGTAGGGGTGCCCTAGTTTAGAGCTCCTGTGTGGGTATGAAGGTCGAAAGGCTTGTGGAGGTGTGGGTAGAGTGGATGAGCGAGCTGTTTGTTTTCAGAAGAAAATAGATCACACGAGTTTCTTTAGTTTTGATTTTACTATCATGTGATGCCGCTTATGTGACTTCTATATGGATTGCTGATGtgttattagtttatttatgacCGTTAAATGCATGAGAGCGAAGCTTCCGTTCCAAAGAGTATgtgatatgtgtatatatattgatagtCAACTTGTAAAGACAAGGAGGATAGACGGTGGTAAATTCTAGCTAGATAccatttaaatcttttttttttcttactgaAAATAATTAGATTCCAAAACTCATAATGGATTGGTTGAATCCATGGCCGGCGGTGTTCCCTTTGATACCCACTCTGATATCGGACTACTAATGTTCCGTTGAAAATTCATCAGTTTTCAATTCAAGGTGGCTCTTCCCTCTTTGCAACCCTTGCAATTTGGATCAAGTCATATTCATTTCTCAAACGGACCCCATCACCCTCTAGATTTGAAAGAactttccatttttcaaaaattattttttttttaatttttttatctaactcAATATAACTTACATTTTTTTCCCTAAATatcaaaacttattttaaattctatttttttcagaatccattagatttttaataattgagttttatatgtttttattaatttacacATCATGATATAATTCCATAACAATAAACACATATGTCGTGTTAATTagaaaacttaaaacaatgggttccactaataaataatattattttttttttcatttttttaatttgtgattcacttttttataaagatttagtcgagacttatctatttaaaacttatataaattatttcatttttatttatatgcatACAGCCAAACCAAATTAATCAAGAGGGCACAAAGGGCACAAACATTCTCTTCTGACAGATTCTCCCCCCCTCCTTACAATATTGACAGACACTTGATCAAGAAGATCAAGATGCGCATCCAAACATCCTTTCTTCATCATGAACTCGTTGAATCCAAACACATTCTAATGCCATCCATGAAATACTGCATCAAGGTTGTCAAAAGAGgttgggagagagaaaaaaataaattatattaatttccaAGATCATGTGTAGGTCCACATCTCTGTGCCCTTTAGATTATATCCAAATATACCAATAGGGCCCCCCCATTATTTCCTCTTGCTACCTCTTTAGTCTTTGGTAGTACATGCTACAATTCCCAACTTTACAAGTTTCTTTGTATTATTCAATGTtcactttatattttatttggccTTTATTGCTTCAAATCATTCCCAAAGTCGACCCACATTAGATGAAGCAAATTTAAATGTAGCCATCTACTCGTCCttataagtaaacagaaaagaGAATTTGTGAAGGATTATTTGTGACGAGAATAACTatttactataaaaataaattgattattttaatagaatatagttattttttataaaaaataactgataacaaataaataaattttttataataacaaAAAGGGAAAACGACATCGTCGTGAccaaacaataatatatatatatttttttttttctcaaggaaaatcgtTTGATGCTGATTAGATAGGGTTGATTTGATCAAAAAGATCATGGAAGTCCACTGATCACTATACATGTACAGAAAATAGACACGAGGCAAAGCATTTTAATCGGTCTCCCATATCCTTAGCTGATGATCTTGTCCTCTGTGTATGTAGTTCAACCCCCCATGACCATGGAGAATATACCAATATGCAGGCGTACAGACATTTTCTGAACGAGCGAGTTGTCACCTCCAAAGGATATTCTCCAAAGATTTTTTCTCAACACTTATCTATACGTACATCATGTGCAATATGATCCTGTCTACCAAGTGGTATTTTTCAGAAAGCCTTGAATTccataataaaaatttttaggATCAATACATCACCACTgtcaattaatataaaaaagtgctagCATTTTAACTTTCAGATAATTTGACCTACTCGTAACACATGTGAGTttttatattagaaaaagaCAGTAAAACCAGCCAACcgctgtattttttttcttattattttaaatataacgGGATAAAATCAAAAGAGATTTGAGAAAATCTCAATCATTTCTAATTGGGACCAActagccaaaaataaaaattgcaagACATACACTCGTTAGTGGTTAGCAAAGATGTCAATTTATGCCCCATTTAGAGCATTGTCATCTGATGCCTTAAAATACTGTTATCTCTATAATTTAGAGAGTCAAGTTAACTTTTTGATACAATCGACACTCCATCTAATTCTATATTTTAAGGTATAGGTTTAGGATGTGAATAGTAACTCCCTATGTTTGTGGtgatattattcatatattaaatgttgagttaagttgagttatttataaatagtaatgagttgagatagtgcagtgagttttataaaatctaCTTAAAATGAATTTCgatgtatttagatattaagatcaTGAAttaacatgtatttatattttattgtggtGCCCTGGCCCCAACTTGGACAACTCCGCCGTCAGCTcattatttttttgtcattCACTAAACATATACAAAAGTTTGCCTAATCTATAGAAGAGACATACACATTGCTTCACAATACCTAAGTTGGtagaggggaaaaaaatgacaaaaatgaagATCTTGAGCCATATAATGTATATGAATTATTCATGACTactaaagattaaaaaagaaaaactccacGAAAATGCAAAATCCCAAAGAACATAACAAGTTAAAGCCTCACAAAACCCAACACTGTACCCTCTCCTGCAAACATTCTTTGTCCAAcggaagaagaaacaaaataaaaggagaaataaaaataaaatcttgtactacaacacacacatacattcccttttatatatctctctctctctctctctctctctctctctctctctctctctctctctctctctctctcttttcctctctttaAACTGCTTTTACTTTGAAGGAAGACTAAACGGGAGGAAGGAGGGAGGACACAGGTGCACAGTAATAGGGTCGGTCTGCTACAGATCTCATCCTTACCTCCACTTTGCTGACCAAGGGCAGTCTTTGTCCGGCTGCCCGAGTCGTTTTAGGTGCAGAAGTTAATAGCCAAACAGCCTGCCAGGTGCAGAAGTTAATAGCCAAACAGCCTGCCCGTTGCCCGTTCATGCGTTGGCATCTCTTGTGCTTTGGAGTAAAATTAATAATctaacaaaaataatcaaaactaaaaactaaaaagtccGCTgaattctctctccctctctcttctgCACTTTATTCTGTTCAAATGCGATACTTCGCTGTTGTAACTCAGACCGAGATCCTttcaaggagagagagaaagagagcctCGGGCTATACTTCTATcccttactctctctctctgccgcATTGTCTTGTTATGCTtcagaatctcatctcactcccaCGCATTAAAGCGTTgtctctcgttctctctcttTCCAGTCGAGGTGATTTCGTATTGCCCCTGTTTTTGCTTCTTTGCGCCATAAAACTTTCATATGGTGCAGTTAATAGAGCCATAAGAAGGAAACCATAAAACCCTTTTGTTGCTTGGTCTTTTTGCTTGAGCTCTTGAGCTTGTTTTGGTAGTTCTGGGAACCACACAGTCTACTGAGGTTCAACTGCGCTTGTTCTCGTTTCAAAGCTCAAAATAGAGAAAACCCGGGAACTGGGGAAGGAGAATCTCCGGTACTAAGGTCCCATTCCTTGTATTCCTGACATCTTTGGTCGATTCTAAGTAAAACCCAGATATCCAGAATAGCAGAGAATACTAGGAGAGCTGTATGAAGTGGTAGTGAAACAATGAGAGATGGTAATTCCAAGAAAAGCAAGGTTTTTCACTTTCTTCTGCCAGAAAAGAAATCAatgtttgagaaaattatataaaatttgtttctGGCATCCCTTTCATTTCTAATCATTGGACGATGTCAGCTGATTctctgttttttgtttgttgaagCTCTCGTGGTCAAAGAAAATGGTCAGGAAGTGGTTCAATATCAAGAGCAAAACTGAGGATTTTCAGGCAGATGATGTTAATTGCCGTGGTAGGTATCTTTGTTCTCTCTGGATTattagttgattttttttttttggattttgggaGTTACTCATAACCTCAATGATATAATAGAAAAAGAACATGCTTTTTCCTCCCCTAGTATAGAATCTATTACATAATTCTCGCCTGCTGGTTGGTTACTAAGAAAGTTGAAGAAAGGAACGAATATGTAGTTTGAACTTTAATATCCTCGTGGTTTTTAGAACTTGGCCAAATATTGAACTAGGCTCAATTGGATGGAGGCTTCTGTTTCCCGCATCATAAGTAAATGAATGATCTCGAGGTGCTAAATTATAcctatgaataaaaattataaattccgTATCTCTTTCTTCGtattctcagcaaccaaacaaagcattaattcttttttattttgaccAGTcaatggaatatatatatatatatattatctgcATCTAATACCGATTTAAGACATTCTTGTTTTTATATCtgcatctaatatatatatatatttttattatctgcatccaatttgttttaaaagtagGTTCGATGCATTAACAATGATTCCTCTTTCAGGGGGTGATACGGAATATAGGACCAGCTTCTCAGAGAGGGAGCCATGCACGatcaaaaaaagcaaaacagGTTTAGTTTAATCAGAACACATtcgagacttcatattcaatttGTAAGCTGTTATCTTtccttaattctttttctcaCTTCAATGCGCAGAAAAGTTTTGCCGGAACACAGAGCAGGTTCGGCGAAGAAGAATGAATCTCGACCATCCTCGAATAATAGATGTGCAGAACTATAGGTATCGATTTCTTTCCTTTACTTACTCTTTTACTTCTTATTACGATTGttattgtattgattttgagagCTTGTCTTTTTAATTTTGGGGCAGCATATTCGTGACTACATGGAATGTGGCTGGAAGATCCCCAACAAGTAATTTGAATCTAGATGCCTGGCTGCATGCCTCACCTCCTGCTGACATTTATGTTCTTGGGTATGTTTTGGGTACCGCATATTTTCACCATATGTGTTCTTGGGTATGCTTTGGGTACTATGAAATTAGCCATTGCTAATGGACGCCATTCTCTTCCTTGCACATCAGATTTCAAGAAATTGTGCCATTGAATGCCGGCAATGTTCTGGGTGCAGAAGACAACGGCCCTGCCAAAAAGTGGTTGGCTCTCATTCGAAAGAGTCTCAACAATCTTCCCGGGACCAGTGGAGGGGGTGGATGCTATACACCGTCTCCCATTCCGGAGCCAATTGTAGAAATAAATGCCGATTTCGAGGGATCTGCAAGGCAGAAGAACTCATCTTTCTTCCATCGTCGATCATTCCAGACAACCCACAGCTGGAGAGTTGACAATGAACCTTCGATTCCACATCCAAGACTTGATCGTCGATTCAGTGTTTGTGATAGAGTAATCTTTGGCCATCGGCCAAGTGACTATGACCCCAGTTTCAGATGGGGTCACAGGCCGAGTGATTATTCCAGACCGAGTGACTATTCCAGGGCCAGTGACTATTCCAGGCCTAGCGACTATTCTAGATGGGGTTCATCAGATGATGATAATGTGCCAGGGGATTCACCAAGTACTGTATTACATTCACCAATAGCCCATGGTGGATTGGCATCTAATGAAGATGGATATAGAATGCCAGGGCATTCAAGATACTGCTTAGTTGCAAGTAAACAGATGGTTGGCATATTTCTCACAATATGGGTGAGAAGTGAATTGAGGGATCATGTCCGGAACATGAAAGTTTCTTGTGTTGGCCGAGGATTGATGGGTTACCTTGGAAATAAGGTATCTCATTAGCTAATGGTGTTAGTTAGCATGTAAATATGCTTGTTACTTGCTAAGAAGGAACTCCGTCAGTATTAACTGAAAAACGAGTACtattttgcttttatttgcAGGGATCAATTTCAGTCAGTATGTCTTTACACCAAACAACATTCTGTTTCATCTGTAGCCATTTGACCTCAGGACAGAAGGAGGGTGATGAGCTAAGAAGGAACTCTGATGTCATGGAGATCCTTAGGAAGACAAGATTTCCCCGAGTTCATGGCTCTGGCGATGAGAAGTCCCCAGAAACCATCCTTGAGCATGAGTAAGATCCTTACTCATTCTCTATCTATTAGCTACGATCTATCTATTGTTGTACCGTGAACAGATATTGTAGGGGGTATTAAGGGAACATGCAGACAAGTggggaaaaaaatat
Coding sequences within it:
- the LOC122278391 gene encoding type IV inositol polyphosphate 5-phosphatase 7-like isoform X1 gives rise to the protein MRDGNSKKSKLSWSKKMVRKWFNIKSKTEDFQADDVNCRGGDTEYRTSFSEREPCTIKKSKTEKFCRNTEQVRRRRMNLDHPRIIDVQNYSIFVTTWNVAGRSPTSNLNLDAWLHASPPADIYVLGFQEIVPLNAGNVLGAEDNGPAKKWLALIRKSLNNLPGTSGGGGCYTPSPIPEPIVEINADFEGSARQKNSSFFHRRSFQTTHSWRVDNEPSIPHPRLDRRFSVCDRVIFGHRPSDYDPSFRWGHRPSDYSRPSDYSRASDYSRPSDYSRWGSSDDDNVPGDSPSTVLHSPIAHGGLASNEDGYRMPGHSRYCLVASKQMVGIFLTIWVRSELRDHVRNMKVSCVGRGLMGYLGNKGSISVSMSLHQTTFCFICSHLTSGQKEGDELRRNSDVMEILRKTRFPRVHGSGDEKSPETILEHDRIIWLGDLNYRIALSYRSATALVEMQNWRALLENDQLRREQRHGRVFVGWNEGRIYFPPTYKYSTNSDRYAGDDMHPKEKRRTPAWCDRILWYGEGLQQLSYVRGESRFSDHRPVYGIFWAEVESSHSRLRKSMSCSSSKIEVEELLPNSRGYTELNFF
- the LOC122278391 gene encoding type IV inositol polyphosphate 5-phosphatase 7-like isoform X2; this translates as MLSWSKKMVRKWFNIKSKTEDFQADDVNCRGGDTEYRTSFSEREPCTIKKSKTEKFCRNTEQVRRRRMNLDHPRIIDVQNYSIFVTTWNVAGRSPTSNLNLDAWLHASPPADIYVLGFQEIVPLNAGNVLGAEDNGPAKKWLALIRKSLNNLPGTSGGGGCYTPSPIPEPIVEINADFEGSARQKNSSFFHRRSFQTTHSWRVDNEPSIPHPRLDRRFSVCDRVIFGHRPSDYDPSFRWGHRPSDYSRPSDYSRASDYSRPSDYSRWGSSDDDNVPGDSPSTVLHSPIAHGGLASNEDGYRMPGHSRYCLVASKQMVGIFLTIWVRSELRDHVRNMKVSCVGRGLMGYLGNKGSISVSMSLHQTTFCFICSHLTSGQKEGDELRRNSDVMEILRKTRFPRVHGSGDEKSPETILEHDRIIWLGDLNYRIALSYRSATALVEMQNWRALLENDQLRREQRHGRVFVGWNEGRIYFPPTYKYSTNSDRYAGDDMHPKEKRRTPAWCDRILWYGEGLQQLSYVRGESRFSDHRPVYGIFWAEVESSHSRLRKSMSCSSSKIEVEELLPNSRGYTELNFF